In Aquiflexum balticum DSM 16537, a single genomic region encodes these proteins:
- a CDS encoding AraC family transcriptional regulator: protein MKLHFIDRSNLEANSFTIKHNVYPNFLKIWHYHPELELVFILKSTGTRFIGDSIEKFKEGEVVLIGENLPHMWLNEKKYFEENSDLFAEAIAFHFKKDFLGSEIFKAPEFKDINLLIENAKFGLKFKKVNPEIKSRMQKLSQLGGFKRLLEFLQILSDLSQHKEIKFLSSTGFLNTFKKTGNETLDNTYAYIFKNFTNQITLDDVATIAKMNASSFSRFFKRVNRKSFNEYLNEIRIGYACKLLTEHQYNITTICYESGFNNISNFNRQFKKITGKSPSNFLKNHLIDTN, encoded by the coding sequence ATGAAACTTCATTTTATAGACAGGAGTAATTTAGAGGCAAATTCCTTTACTATTAAGCATAATGTTTATCCCAATTTTTTAAAAATCTGGCACTATCATCCTGAATTAGAATTAGTCTTTATATTAAAGAGTACGGGGACAAGATTTATTGGAGATAGTATTGAAAAATTTAAAGAGGGAGAAGTTGTTTTAATTGGAGAAAATCTTCCGCATATGTGGTTGAATGAAAAAAAATATTTCGAAGAAAATTCCGATTTGTTTGCTGAAGCTATAGCATTTCATTTCAAAAAAGATTTTTTAGGTTCTGAAATTTTCAAAGCTCCAGAATTTAAGGATATCAATCTATTAATTGAGAACGCTAAATTTGGATTAAAATTTAAAAAAGTCAATCCCGAAATTAAAAGTAGAATGCAAAAACTTTCTCAGCTTGGTGGTTTCAAAAGGCTATTGGAATTTTTACAAATTTTAAGTGATTTATCACAACACAAAGAAATTAAATTTTTATCTAGCACCGGATTTTTGAATACCTTTAAAAAAACCGGCAATGAAACTTTGGACAATACTTATGCATATATATTCAAAAACTTCACAAATCAAATAACATTAGATGATGTTGCTACTATTGCAAAAATGAATGCATCTTCTTTTAGTCGATTTTTTAAACGAGTTAATAGGAAAAGTTTTAATGAATACTTAAATGAAATAAGAATTGGATATGCATGTAAACTATTAACAGAACACCAATACAATATTACTACAATTTGTTACGAATCTGGATTTAACAATATTTCCAACTTCAATAGACAGTTTAAAAAAATTACGGGGAAATCCCCAAGTAATTTTTTAAAAAATCATCTCATAGATACTAATTGA
- a CDS encoding DUF6508 domain-containing protein, which translates to MHTPIENFESYLGSEKGKNALSTLRTFIPPMEEEFQRVKKAVPVTLTEEARKRYMDFDIVGQELKKHLMYSGLMIDFAWEEWTEGLEIVQGIRKMPDISPFKILKLLSVIMYMEKANNGFLDDSIKNGMVLKMLTGL; encoded by the coding sequence GTGCATACCCCCATTGAGAACTTTGAAAGTTATCTTGGATCCGAAAAAGGAAAAAATGCCCTTTCAACTTTAAGGACTTTTATTCCCCCAATGGAAGAAGAATTCCAAAGGGTGAAAAAAGCCGTTCCTGTTACCCTGACAGAGGAAGCAAGAAAGCGCTATATGGATTTTGATATTGTAGGGCAGGAACTTAAGAAACACTTGATGTATTCTGGTCTGATGATAGATTTTGCCTGGGAGGAATGGACCGAAGGATTGGAAATCGTGCAGGGCATTAGGAAAATGCCGGATATCAGCCCTTTCAAAATCCTCAAATTGTTGAGCGTGATCATGTATATGGAAAAAGCCAACAACGGATTTCTGGATGATTCCATTAAAAATGGTATGGTGCTGAAAATGCTGACGGGATTGTAG